From the Candidatus Saccharimonadaceae bacterium ML1 genome, one window contains:
- a CDS encoding DNA-binding response regulator yields the protein MKILVVDDEIRIAEAIKQGLELDGYAVDVEHDGEDGYNAARADEYDVIVLDVMMPVMNGYEVAKKLRAAGDTTPIILLTAKDQNRDIVQGLDSGADDYLAKPFSFDVLGARIRALLRRPQEVLDNVLAAKDVKLDTVNRTVTRAGKLVKLSSKEFAILEYLMRNKNQIMSKRNIMTHVWDFDADILPNNVEVFINYLRGKIDKPFKQSEPLIQTVRGFGYVIKDGA from the coding sequence ATGAAGATTTTAGTCGTAGATGACGAGATACGAATCGCCGAGGCGATCAAACAGGGGCTTGAGCTTGACGGCTATGCGGTTGACGTTGAGCACGACGGCGAGGATGGTTACAATGCGGCGCGTGCCGATGAATACGATGTGATCGTGCTTGATGTGATGATGCCGGTAATGAATGGCTATGAAGTGGCGAAAAAGCTGCGTGCTGCCGGCGACACAACGCCGATTATTTTGCTTACTGCGAAAGATCAAAATCGCGACATTGTGCAAGGGCTTGATAGCGGCGCCGACGACTATCTCGCAAAGCCATTTAGCTTTGATGTGCTGGGAGCACGTATCCGCGCACTGCTGCGCCGCCCGCAGGAGGTACTTGATAATGTACTAGCCGCCAAGGATGTCAAGCTTGATACGGTGAATCGGACGGTAACGCGTGCTGGCAAGCTGGTGAAATTATCAAGCAAGGAATTTGCGATTTTGGAATATTTAATGCGCAATAAAAACCAAATCATGAGCAAGCGAAATATTATGACGCACGTGTGGGATTTCGACGCTGATATCTTGCCGAATAACGTTGAGGTGTTTATCAATTATTTACGCGGTAAAATAGATAAACCATTCAAACAATCCGAGCCGCTCATTCAAACAGTGCGCGGTTTCGGCTATGTGATCAAGGACGGCGCATGA
- a CDS encoding MarR family transcriptional regulator, whose product MKQIQPIALTNDEALVLQQITENGEDDVIGLSHGLRMSRSRVAQQLERLRAKKLVTIKPTCGDLWVRASKRGRQLVRYMWPEMAPAY is encoded by the coding sequence ATGAAACAAATCCAACCAATTGCCCTAACGAACGACGAGGCGCTTGTACTGCAGCAAATAACTGAAAACGGCGAAGACGACGTGATCGGCTTGTCGCACGGGCTGCGTATGAGCCGTTCGCGCGTGGCGCAGCAGCTGGAGCGGCTGCGTGCGAAAAAACTCGTAACGATCAAGCCAACCTGCGGTGATTTGTGGGTGCGGGCCAGCAAACGCGGCCGCCAACTCGTTCGGTATATGTGGCCGGAGATGGCGCCAGCCTACTAA
- a CDS encoding ABC transporter ATP-binding protein, whose product MIELQQVTKTYGKKHNVFTALHNITLAIPDGASVAILGKSGSGKSTLMHAMSGLDRPQKGRVFVGGRNILKLKPRQVDQFRANEIGFIFQSFFVEGNESVFDNVSLPLEIAHVPYGERAGKIDAALRAVDLYEKRKSRARDLSGGQKQRLAIARAIVNEPQIIFADEPTGNLDSETGARVEKLLFGYNKTKGVTLVIVTHDNDLANKCDYQISIKDGRIQHSTVPAGGAKETKPVPKKVRATRNYV is encoded by the coding sequence ATGATTGAATTACAACAGGTTACGAAAACATACGGCAAAAAGCACAATGTATTCACGGCGCTGCATAATATTACGCTAGCGATTCCTGATGGCGCGAGTGTAGCGATTCTCGGTAAATCCGGCAGCGGCAAGTCGACGCTGATGCACGCCATGAGCGGGCTTGATCGTCCGCAAAAAGGTCGCGTGTTTGTCGGTGGGCGTAATATTTTGAAGCTAAAACCACGGCAGGTTGATCAATTCCGTGCAAACGAAATCGGTTTCATCTTTCAGAGCTTCTTTGTAGAGGGTAATGAGAGTGTATTTGATAACGTGAGCCTACCGCTCGAAATCGCGCACGTGCCGTATGGCGAACGGGCGGGTAAAATTGATGCGGCGCTGCGGGCGGTTGATTTGTATGAAAAACGAAAGAGCCGCGCCCGTGATTTGTCGGGCGGGCAAAAGCAGCGATTGGCGATTGCGCGTGCGATTGTGAATGAGCCGCAGATTATTTTTGCCGACGAGCCGACGGGAAATCTGGACAGCGAAACCGGCGCGCGTGTTGAGAAGTTGCTATTTGGCTACAATAAAACGAAAGGCGTTACGCTTGTGATTGTTACGCATGATAATGATTTGGCGAACAAATGCGATTATCAGATTAGCATCAAAGACGGTCGCATTCAGCATTCAACGGTGCCGGCGGGCGGAGCGAAAGAAACCAAACCTGTGCCGAAAAAGGTACGCGCAACACGAAATTACGTTTAA
- a CDS encoding ABC transporter permease has product MRRIDIIKRAGRNLRHARMRTILTVLAISVGGFAITVSLMAGEGARQYIDRIIANNINPKGLIITKDKKLVAGGVTTGAASDLREYNPNATSYYGQDYESVTQADIDKLRQNKQIKDVEPLYQLQPKYVSFSNVKDKKYIANVMMRDNSIRTETSAGKSLDAGVELKAGEAVLPESYLETLGVRRPHDIIGKKLTVVVAQTPQKVDNQVIAKAYAEGGEAAVRTLVEPKELRKEFTIVAVTKKSPDQMANQSSISIAPSSAKEISEFSTVGTDAYQKYLTVTATTADGISPDTAKESLEKSGFHAMTARDAQQMLFRFVNILQTIVLSFGVLALIVSVFGIVNTQYISVLERTQQIGLMKALGASRRDIGKLFRYESAWIGFFGGAVGILLAWITGAALNPAISNAIGLGKNHLLIFTPSAGIIVLVLLVVVAMLAGFFPSRKAAKLDPIEALRTE; this is encoded by the coding sequence ATGAGACGAATTGACATCATCAAGCGTGCCGGTCGAAATCTGCGGCATGCACGTATGCGTACCATCCTCACTGTTCTCGCGATCAGTGTCGGCGGTTTTGCAATTACGGTGAGCTTGATGGCCGGCGAAGGTGCGCGGCAATATATTGACCGTATTATCGCGAATAATATCAATCCTAAGGGGCTAATTATTACTAAAGATAAAAAACTTGTCGCAGGAGGAGTGACAACAGGTGCGGCGTCGGATTTGCGCGAGTATAACCCAAATGCAACCTCGTATTACGGACAAGACTACGAGTCGGTGACGCAGGCGGATATTGATAAATTGCGCCAAAATAAACAGATTAAGGATGTTGAGCCATTGTATCAATTGCAGCCAAAATATGTCAGCTTTAGCAACGTGAAAGACAAAAAATATATCGCTAACGTGATGATGCGCGATAATTCAATCCGCACTGAGACTTCCGCCGGTAAATCGCTTGACGCGGGCGTTGAGCTTAAAGCTGGCGAAGCGGTACTTCCGGAATCGTATCTGGAGACGCTTGGCGTGAGACGCCCGCACGATATCATTGGGAAAAAATTAACTGTTGTAGTAGCGCAGACGCCGCAAAAAGTCGACAATCAAGTGATAGCCAAGGCGTACGCCGAAGGCGGCGAAGCGGCGGTTAGGACGCTCGTTGAGCCAAAAGAGTTGCGCAAGGAATTTACGATTGTAGCGGTGACAAAGAAGTCGCCGGATCAGATGGCGAATCAATCAAGTATTTCTATTGCTCCAAGCTCGGCAAAAGAAATTAGCGAATTTAGTACGGTCGGCACTGATGCATATCAGAAATATTTGACGGTTACTGCGACAACAGCTGATGGTATATCGCCAGATACCGCCAAAGAGTCGCTTGAAAAATCTGGTTTTCATGCAATGACGGCGAGAGATGCGCAGCAGATGCTGTTCCGGTTTGTGAACATTCTTCAGACAATTGTTTTAAGCTTCGGCGTGCTTGCTCTGATTGTAAGCGTGTTTGGAATTGTGAATACGCAGTATATTTCGGTACTGGAACGCACGCAGCAAATCGGGCTGATGAAAGCGCTCGGCGCGAGCCGCCGCGATATCGGCAAATTGTTCCGTTACGAATCGGCGTGGATCGGCTTCTTCGGCGGCGCAGTCGGTATTTTACTCGCGTGGATAACGGGCGCGGCGCTTAATCCGGCTATCAGTAATGCTATTGGTCTTGGCAAAAATCACCTGCTTATTTTCACGCCGAGCGCCGGCATCATCGTGTTAGTATTATTGGTTGTGGTGGCGATGCTTGCTGGATTTTTCCCGAGCCGCAAAGCAGCGAAACTTGACCCGATAGAAGCACTGAGGACAGAGTAG
- a CDS encoding YhgE/Pip domain-containing protein yields MTEKIKAKLRDRRDAVRAEWANLRHNRMLLISCIALSIIPILYGGFFLGSVWDPYGSTEHLPVAVVNEDQGAVLNGNFVQIGQQTVDNLKHNHSMKWEFVSADEATKGLNDGAYYMRITIPRDFSAKAATVTTSSPQQSVVEYTTTPSRNFVGSVISNQAAQQVVRSVSAKVSTAYVSAVMAQVGELGTGLSQASAGAAALHGGSDRLAGGLAVYTRGVGQLSAGADSLQNGLSQLHTGSVALTDGLLQLQKRLPAKNQVDQLIAGTKQVQNGMNTLAVQVSANNPEAVKLAAEITKESQMLTSNLTQLSVTLAPLDPAQCPVYITNSAASFSKVECKLAALKQRVAAVGVGAAAEVDSVAADVVALQSRQGELVKSAAESGARLKTHLENLQFTITKQQQALRAGVSTLNTGVNTLSPNLVSALNGYTTLSRGSVQLSNGAAVLMQGLADARSGSSRLSSGVKQLTANSGALTDGSAQLASATSELSGKLAKAANQLALQPIGDQTVRQIVSPVAANHHVQGDVPNYGNALSPYVLSLGLFVGALAFCVIYPIRGFYSTPKNARSWWLAKISVLALESVAQALVLDAVMVFGLGLHVAHPAQFVGLSIVTSLTFMSIVALLAIALDNVGRFLAMLLLVLQLGSAEGVFPISLSPALFQAINPFVPMTYSIRAFREAISGGLGQDMFWRSISILTIFLVAANILLVVFLRCHGMKHFRHEATQAS; encoded by the coding sequence ATGACTGAAAAAATAAAAGCAAAATTGCGCGACCGGCGCGATGCGGTCCGTGCCGAATGGGCGAATTTGCGGCATAACCGTATGCTGTTAATTTCGTGCATCGCATTGTCAATTATTCCGATTTTGTATGGCGGATTTTTTCTTGGTAGCGTGTGGGATCCGTATGGCAGCACTGAGCATTTGCCGGTCGCCGTCGTGAATGAAGATCAAGGCGCGGTGCTAAACGGCAACTTTGTACAAATCGGGCAGCAAACGGTTGATAATCTAAAGCATAATCATAGCATGAAGTGGGAGTTTGTATCGGCAGACGAAGCAACGAAAGGCTTGAACGACGGTGCTTATTATATGCGTATTACGATTCCGCGCGATTTTTCGGCAAAAGCAGCGACAGTTACAACATCGTCGCCGCAACAGAGCGTTGTTGAGTACACGACAACCCCGTCGCGTAATTTTGTAGGCTCGGTGATTAGCAATCAAGCGGCACAGCAGGTTGTGCGATCTGTCTCTGCTAAAGTTAGCACCGCATATGTGAGCGCAGTGATGGCGCAGGTTGGCGAACTTGGTACGGGGTTATCGCAAGCGTCGGCAGGTGCAGCTGCACTACATGGCGGTAGCGATCGGCTGGCGGGTGGATTGGCGGTGTATACGCGCGGCGTCGGGCAACTGTCAGCGGGAGCGGATTCACTCCAGAACGGTTTGTCGCAGTTACATACTGGTTCAGTAGCACTTACAGATGGACTATTGCAACTACAAAAACGTTTGCCGGCAAAGAACCAAGTCGATCAGCTGATCGCTGGTACGAAGCAGGTGCAAAATGGTATGAATACGCTAGCGGTGCAGGTTAGCGCGAATAATCCGGAAGCAGTAAAGCTAGCAGCAGAAATTACGAAAGAATCTCAGATGCTTACAAGTAACCTGACGCAGCTCAGCGTTACGCTTGCACCGCTGGATCCAGCGCAGTGTCCGGTTTATATCACTAACTCTGCGGCGTCGTTTTCAAAAGTTGAATGTAAACTAGCAGCGTTAAAGCAGCGCGTGGCGGCAGTAGGCGTGGGTGCGGCTGCTGAGGTTGACAGTGTGGCAGCTGATGTTGTAGCACTGCAGTCGCGTCAAGGGGAGTTGGTAAAAAGTGCTGCAGAATCCGGCGCAAGACTAAAAACTCATTTAGAGAACTTACAGTTTACTATCACCAAGCAGCAACAAGCCTTACGTGCTGGCGTTAGCACGCTAAATACCGGTGTTAATACCCTTTCACCTAATCTAGTGTCGGCACTCAATGGCTACACGACATTGTCCCGCGGTTCAGTGCAGCTATCAAATGGCGCAGCAGTGCTGATGCAGGGACTGGCCGATGCGCGATCTGGTAGTAGCCGGCTATCATCTGGTGTAAAACAGCTAACAGCAAACTCTGGTGCTCTTACGGATGGTTCAGCGCAGCTCGCATCTGCTACAAGCGAATTGTCCGGTAAATTGGCCAAAGCAGCAAATCAGCTTGCATTGCAACCAATAGGCGATCAGACGGTGCGGCAAATCGTATCACCCGTTGCCGCCAATCATCACGTGCAGGGTGACGTGCCAAACTATGGTAACGCGCTGTCACCGTACGTACTATCACTTGGGCTATTTGTCGGTGCGTTGGCATTTTGCGTAATTTATCCGATTCGCGGATTTTATAGTACGCCGAAAAATGCACGTTCGTGGTGGTTGGCAAAAATATCGGTGTTGGCACTTGAGAGCGTGGCGCAAGCATTGGTGCTTGACGCGGTGATGGTATTTGGGTTGGGACTTCATGTAGCACACCCGGCACAATTTGTCGGATTGTCAATTGTAACATCGCTAACCTTTATGTCAATCGTGGCGCTACTCGCGATTGCGCTTGATAACGTTGGGCGTTTCTTGGCGATGTTACTACTTGTATTACAGCTTGGCTCTGCTGAAGGTGTTTTTCCGATCAGTCTATCGCCTGCTCTGTTCCAAGCAATTAATCCGTTTGTGCCGATGACGTATTCAATCCGCGCTTTTCGCGAAGCAATATCTGGCGGCTTAGGGCAGGACATGTTTTGGCGAAGTATATCGATACTAACAATATTTTTAGTGGCAGCGAATATATTACTAGTTGTATTCTTACGTTGTCACGGCATGAAGCATTTTAGGCATGAGGCAACGCAGGCGTCGTGA
- a CDS encoding Rrf2 family transcriptional regulator: protein MKLSTATEQACCILALIASRNLSPITNAELSERMAVSPSYLAKITRRLVVAELILSEPGAKGGFVLARPMRLITLLMVVEAIEGNEPFFQPAGVVERVFKNRRRAVEKGMSVVQEKMHEAELAWRRSLSNVTMQEIIDDALKGEV from the coding sequence GTGAAACTGTCGACAGCGACTGAACAAGCGTGTTGTATTTTGGCGCTTATTGCGTCGCGCAACCTATCCCCTATTACTAACGCCGAATTGAGCGAGCGCATGGCGGTATCGCCGTCGTATTTGGCAAAAATTACGCGTCGGTTGGTCGTTGCGGAGCTAATTTTGTCCGAGCCTGGTGCAAAAGGCGGATTTGTATTGGCGCGGCCGATGCGGCTAATTACGCTGTTGATGGTCGTTGAGGCGATTGAGGGCAATGAACCGTTTTTCCAGCCAGCGGGCGTTGTTGAACGCGTGTTTAAGAACCGTCGCCGCGCTGTTGAAAAAGGCATGTCTGTGGTGCAGGAAAAAATGCACGAAGCGGAATTGGCGTGGCGGCGCAGCTTGTCTAACGTGACGATGCAAGAAATTATCGACGACGCGCTCAAAGGAGAAGTATGA
- the groL gene encoding 60 kDa chaperonin, translating into MAKKVFYDEDARRRVLGGAAVLYNAVKTTMGPKGRNVVVGKSYGGPSVTHDGVTVAKSIDIADVDDETLGFKVGAELIKQAANKMNDVAGDGTTTVTVLTYHILHEANKLIAAGHNPMLLRKGLERAAVEITKELTKLSEDIKGDKKRVAEVATISAGDEAIGALIADVMDKIGPNGIVTVEEGRGLELESEVVEGFTVQRGFISPYMVTDPKRMEAVYDKPAVVVTDKKVSSAQEFVPLLEMIAQSGKKDLVLIADDVDGEALSLLVLNRLKGSFNTLAIKAPSDKDVLYDIAALVGAKVITDDTGMAFDNVGSDVIGSARKVIATKDVTTIVEGAGSKSEVQARVDQIDVQVEETSSDYTRNNLLKRQAALTGEVAVIKVGGATETEIEEKKYRVDDAVAAVKAALAEGIVPGGGVTLVDLAGNYKYAGSKDASVAAGEKLLVNALEQPFRILLANSGLNADEWLPQVRKAKAGQGIDVNHPTELIDLKKSGVVDPVRVTKEALQNAASIAGTAMTMGALVVDVPEKEAPSTPDMGGMGGYM; encoded by the coding sequence ATGGCGAAAAAAGTTTTTTACGATGAAGATGCACGTCGCCGCGTGTTAGGCGGAGCGGCAGTACTATATAACGCAGTCAAGACTACGATGGGTCCGAAAGGGCGTAACGTTGTAGTCGGGAAAAGTTATGGTGGTCCAAGTGTGACGCACGACGGTGTAACGGTGGCGAAGAGTATTGACATCGCTGATGTCGATGATGAAACGCTTGGTTTTAAGGTCGGTGCTGAGCTGATTAAACAAGCCGCCAACAAGATGAATGACGTCGCGGGCGACGGTACGACAACGGTGACAGTATTGACCTATCATATTCTGCACGAAGCGAACAAATTGATTGCCGCCGGACACAATCCGATGCTGCTGCGCAAAGGATTGGAGCGCGCTGCGGTTGAAATTACTAAAGAATTGACTAAATTATCGGAAGACATTAAAGGCGATAAAAAGCGCGTAGCGGAAGTTGCGACGATTTCGGCGGGCGACGAAGCGATTGGCGCGCTGATCGCCGATGTGATGGACAAGATCGGCCCAAATGGTATCGTGACAGTTGAAGAAGGGCGCGGTCTGGAATTGGAAAGCGAAGTCGTTGAAGGCTTTACAGTGCAGCGCGGGTTCATCAGTCCATACATGGTGACTGATCCAAAGCGCATGGAAGCAGTGTATGACAAGCCGGCGGTTGTGGTGACTGACAAGAAAGTTTCGTCAGCGCAAGAATTTGTGCCGTTGCTTGAGATGATTGCGCAAAGCGGTAAGAAGGATTTGGTGCTGATTGCTGATGATGTAGATGGCGAAGCACTTAGCTTGCTGGTGCTGAACCGTTTGAAAGGTTCGTTCAACACGCTCGCGATCAAAGCGCCGAGCGACAAAGATGTACTGTATGACATCGCGGCATTGGTTGGTGCAAAAGTTATTACTGACGACACAGGCATGGCGTTTGACAACGTTGGCAGCGACGTGATCGGTTCAGCGCGTAAAGTTATCGCTACAAAAGACGTGACGACGATCGTTGAAGGCGCAGGCAGCAAGAGTGAAGTGCAGGCGCGCGTCGACCAAATTGACGTACAAGTTGAAGAGACGTCAAGCGACTACACGCGCAATAACCTGCTAAAGCGCCAGGCAGCGTTGACGGGCGAAGTTGCAGTGATTAAGGTTGGTGGTGCGACTGAGACGGAAATTGAAGAGAAGAAATATCGCGTCGACGACGCGGTCGCAGCAGTTAAGGCAGCGCTTGCCGAGGGAATCGTGCCGGGCGGCGGCGTGACGCTGGTTGATTTGGCTGGCAACTACAAATATGCAGGCAGTAAAGACGCGTCGGTCGCGGCAGGCGAGAAGTTGCTTGTAAATGCGTTGGAGCAGCCGTTCCGTATTCTGCTTGCAAACTCCGGTTTGAACGCTGACGAGTGGTTGCCACAAGTGCGTAAGGCTAAGGCAGGGCAGGGTATTGACGTGAATCACCCGACCGAGCTAATTGACCTAAAGAAGAGCGGTGTCGTTGATCCGGTGCGCGTCACGAAAGAGGCATTGCAGAATGCCGCCTCAATCGCCGGTACGGCAATGACAATGGGCGCATTAGTGGTTGATGTGCCGGAAAAAGAAGCTCCAAGTACGCCGGACATGGGCGGTATGGGCGGATACATGTAG
- a CDS encoding co-chaperone GroES has product MSSPIKPMAHFVVAVKEKKPSKTASGILLPESAQEKSEAAKVIAVGSDVKDVKNDQKVVYKNYAATTIKLDKEEYLIIKDEDILATVEE; this is encoded by the coding sequence ATGAGTTCACCGATCAAGCCGATGGCGCACTTCGTTGTCGCCGTCAAGGAGAAGAAACCGAGTAAAACTGCGAGTGGGATTCTGCTCCCTGAATCGGCTCAAGAAAAGTCAGAGGCGGCGAAGGTTATCGCTGTCGGGTCGGACGTTAAAGACGTGAAGAATGATCAAAAGGTTGTGTATAAAAATTACGCGGCAACAACGATCAAGCTTGACAAGGAAGAATATTTGATTATCAAAGACGAGGATATCCTCGCAACAGTAGAGGAGTAA
- the arcC gene encoding Carbamate kinase codes for MNRKTVVVALGGNALQKQGEASAHAQQRVADATARHLVPLILNGYRLVIVHGNGPQVGNIVLHEESINTAEVPTFPLDTCVAMSQGAIGFWLQQALIDEFSRRHMHSVASTVVTQVVVDKDDPAFKDPTKPIGVFYKTKDDASAAANGRGFVFKEDAGRGWRRVVPSPKPLRIVEEYTVKAMLDAGVTVITGGGGGVPVVETTDEGLEGVEAVVDKDFTAAVVADAVDAEALVILTAVDNAMVDYGKPTARAIGRTTVQEMQRYVDAGQFAPGSMLPKVQAAMKFAQKPGRRAIIASLEHASDALDGQVGTIIES; via the coding sequence ATGAACCGGAAAACAGTTGTCGTTGCACTGGGCGGCAATGCCCTGCAAAAACAAGGCGAAGCGTCGGCGCACGCGCAGCAGCGTGTTGCCGATGCGACGGCGCGCCATCTGGTGCCGTTGATTTTGAACGGGTATCGATTGGTAATCGTGCACGGTAATGGTCCGCAAGTCGGCAATATTGTTCTGCACGAGGAATCAATTAACACGGCGGAAGTGCCGACGTTTCCGCTTGATACGTGCGTTGCGATGAGCCAGGGCGCGATCGGATTTTGGCTGCAGCAGGCGCTGATTGATGAGTTTAGCCGCCGCCATATGCATAGTGTTGCGTCGACAGTTGTGACGCAGGTTGTTGTCGACAAAGATGATCCAGCATTTAAAGACCCGACGAAACCGATCGGCGTATTCTACAAAACGAAAGACGACGCTAGCGCTGCGGCAAACGGCAGGGGCTTCGTATTCAAGGAAGACGCTGGGCGCGGGTGGCGCCGCGTTGTACCGTCGCCGAAGCCGCTGCGGATTGTTGAAGAATATACGGTGAAGGCGATGCTTGACGCTGGCGTGACAGTTATTACGGGCGGCGGTGGTGGCGTGCCGGTTGTTGAAACTACAGATGAAGGACTTGAGGGTGTTGAGGCAGTTGTCGATAAAGACTTCACCGCGGCAGTTGTTGCCGATGCGGTTGATGCGGAAGCGCTAGTGATTTTGACGGCAGTCGATAACGCGATGGTTGATTACGGCAAACCGACGGCGCGTGCGATCGGGCGCACAACAGTGCAGGAAATGCAAAGGTACGTGGACGCTGGCCAGTTTGCGCCGGGCAGTATGTTGCCGAAAGTGCAAGCAGCAATGAAATTCGCGCAAAAACCAGGCCGCCGCGCTATTATTGCGAGCCTTGAGCATGCAAGCGACGCGCTTGACGGGCAAGTCGGTACAATTATCGAAAGCTAG